In Trichoderma asperellum chromosome 1, complete sequence, a single window of DNA contains:
- a CDS encoding uncharacterized protein (EggNog:ENOG41) encodes MFSGRKFSINRHTGAPKPLLRRFSNAEPSMNEFQSKVHRQFRNAHEGHMPHAGLDASRSSTGVIWCTERANEYGFMDEPDAWANLGQGAPEVEDEIAGCFKRPETINISVAAREYGPTAGIKPLREAVAKLYNETHRQGKESQYTWENVAIVPGGRAGLIRIAAVLGSSYLSFFLPDYTAYNEMLSLFKNFAAIPVPLSEEDGYHIHPDKIAEEIARGTSVILTSNPRNPTGRVVANPELAEIQDLCRGRATFISDEFYSGYNYTSNCDGSTISAAENVEDVDEDDVLIIDGLTKRFRLPGWRIAWIIGPKEYISAYVDKITEAHLMIL; translated from the exons ATGTTCTCCGGACGCAAATTCTCCATCAATCGCCATACCGGCGCCCCGAAGCCGCTGCTGCGACGCTTCAGCAACGCCGAGCCGTCGATGAATG AGTTCCAATCCAAGGTCCACAGACAGTTCCGCAATGCGCACGAAGGCCACATGCCCCATGCCGGCCTGGATGCCAGCCGATCATCTACAGGTGTCATCTGGTGTACTGAGCGAGCCAATGAGTATGGCTTCATGGATGAGCCTGACGCGTGGGCCAATCTCGGCCAGGGCGCCCCCGAAGTCGAGGACGAAATTGCCGGTTGCTTCAAGCGACCCGAGACAATCAACATCAGCGTTGCGGCTAGAGAGTACGGCCCTACAGCTGGTATCAAGCCCCTGAGAGAAGCTGTTGCCAAGCTCTACAATGAGACGCACCGTCAGGGCAAAGAGAGCCAGTACACCTGGGAGAACGTCGCCATTGTACCGGGTGGTCGTGCTGGTCTGATCCGAATTGCCGCTGTTCTGGGCAGCTCATAcctgtccttcttcttgcccgaCTACACCGCTTACAACGAGATGCTGAGTTTGTTCAAGAAC TTTGCAGCTATTCCCGTTCCTCtctctgaagaagatggctacCACATCCACCCCGACAAGATTGCCGAAGAAATCGCCCGCGGTACCTCCGTTATCCTTACCTCAAACCCTCGCAACCCTACTGGCAGAGTCGTCGCCAACCCCGAGCTGGCTGAGATTCAGGATCTTTGCCGAGGTCGCGCCACCTTTATCAGTGACGAGTTCTATTCCGGATACAACTACACCAGCAACTGCGATGGTTCCACCATCTCGGCCGCTGAGAACGTCGAGGAcgttgacgaagacgatgttTTGATCATTGACGGTCTCACAAAGCGATTCCGACTGCCTGGATGGCGAATTGCGTGGATCATTGGACCCAAGG AGTACATCAGCGCGTATGTTGATAAAATAACGGAAGCTCACTTGATGATTTTGTGA
- a CDS encoding uncharacterized protein (EggNog:ENOG41) produces the protein MLDPTLVQSEMVHLQRHFRDKRDYTVRRLREMGFSIKYVPDSTFYLWLNLEGLPDAIADGLNFFQACLEEKVIVVPGIFFDLNPSRRRDLFDSPCHHFVRLSYGPKMDVLKMGLDGIERVVNKHKRSN, from the exons ATGCTTGACCCTACCTTGGTTCAGAGTGAGATGGTCCATCTCCAGCGCCACTTCCGA GACAAGCGTGATTACACGGTCCGACGTCTACGTGAGATGGGCTTCTCCATCAAATACGTTCCCGACTCCACCTTTTATCT GTGGTTGAACCTCGAGGGCCTCCCCGATGCCATCGCTGACGGCCTCAACTTCTTCCAGGCCTGCTTGGAAGAGAAGGTTATTGTTGTCCCTGGTATCTTCTTCGATCTCAACCCCTCACGACGACGTGATTTGTTCGACAGCCCATGCCACCACTTCGTGCGTCTGTCATACGGCCCCAAGATGGACGTCCTTAAGATGGGCTTGGACGGTATCGAGCGCGTTGTCAACAA GCACAAGCGATCCAACTAA
- a CDS encoding uncharacterized protein (EggNog:ENOG41), translating into MLRRSVFSFRSSLLSIQPRHFVSPFSSSSHKMSSDSQDNSSSSSSSSKPSPREALPAPGSHGGEDVTTLDVSGSGTTVKLDALGPLVVNVDGTMSRISNWDKMAEIERQNTLRIIGKRNQQRLAALREARGISEGSNGIGASGNHDTDGKQ; encoded by the coding sequence ATGCTTCGTCGCAGTGTCTTCTCCTTCCGCTCGTCACTCCTCAGCATCCAGCCCCGCCATTTCGTCTCGCCattctcatcctcatctcaCAAGATGAGCTCCGACTCTCAAGACaactcatcctcttcatcttcttcgtcaaagCCGTCGCCTCGAGAGGCTCTGCCAGCGCCAGGCTCTCATGGCGGCGAGGATGTCACAACGCTCGACGTCAGCGGCTCAGGCACAACCGTTAAGCTGGACGCCCTCGGCCCGCTCGTCGTCAACGTGGACGGCACCATGTCCCGCATCTCCAACTGGGATAAGATGGCAGAGATCGAAAGACAAAACACACTGCGCATCATCGGTAAGCGGAACCAACAACGTCTGGCTGCCCTGAGAGAGGCCCGTGGCATCAGCGAAGGGAGCAATGGCATAGGCGCTAGTGGCAATCACGACACCGATGGCAAACAATAg